A portion of the Kazachstania africana CBS 2517 chromosome 2, complete genome genome contains these proteins:
- the RKR1 gene encoding ubiquitin-protein ligase RKR1 (similar to Saccharomyces cerevisiae RKR1 (YMR247C); ancestral locus Anc_8.799), whose protein sequence is MSFGAVNTFQQYSNDYGLGHNGVKITLNFFDGIPEQGLLSSLGSNELILIFKSLLKRDDTTKEKALNDLALLLDSSNENLQSISDDIFLICWSQIFAKLVVNESKPIRTQAYVITIRLIGILNRKVSKFLKDFIPLILLGVYDTDVSVSKTCLKELRKCFNNNEDKINSLWDVFFEQILSLVKQVVVVESEDTLSDERYISKEESHFKYTRLMTQAVLLITRLFEMEKDISEFRSTFKEILLEESLWKNFNLKSPHILKLYESILHLVVILFKSGYLSSHKEILKLSVRRLLKSLAHVNSKNILKFSSITPITLNTLVLLDEYKNGRIWMYDKTSKEKLINFLFVGCSSPVPGVFNSMLALYQKTSSHSLLDYDTEWVPLWRRGAEGLYEKPFLGRFGAELLVEFWENYQIFLNDTNESTVKESVQSDVIKTLNTKIDLKKNVKLQALLKIVVNSTTLRREIENYLENVEKQGVSSTFLGNLVTLLACSSENEKDIQQLAKKTFTKFNENPRDTIAHNREVFKLCDFFVDSGLECLTEEIENFIYTLPFAVQVDIYDEVSQLLILYTKTAFIKRIGKSILLKTFFEESLSLNVAPVKILETLNSLASDIFEEFISSPSSTVVHDFITQYIENYKFDDNYALLRSNLLDKENIMLLYSNCVANSNIQDLAHGISHMISPVRDVLVKETDFISTAMFTISEEVTEELYGCLKPHFGENSQVLTKLTSTIMKYVRAHFSSDINNIFDILVLKYTTELLNSQSVKLQELFSSDLDGLLLSAMPFIDYRIAFVNALGLNTYLLPTSQKELELSKVEEVIREALFLDSLLTNLPNVLTDELIVFLTLISELVNDFNSISEKPNDNFAEIKHTLFSNQERYGIGLSSFISCLETFKSDSIFQFLLHSEGDVVCFYKARVVYKAMLNEVDGMSHSALVDNLPAIEKFVTSVIKGNGISSSGYLYCSVVLELLERISEDSALTKMRTLISSELIGIKTEELLGGKYRALILLISMLPSGVEDADFVPIAIQRLNLILNSIGSWLDSDIVYDSEFTVIRMALLKFFRLLVSFPYVRNSSKKAIELASTLLLDSVTMCQISDTPYILDLRSYCLELYQSLVEVDFATSNVYTAEFKDEISENVIELCFVDYHLDLNNQLSIKFYKDLASNLKNFKIDYLSKSFDRFFEAFLAKDGILCINRVRLLTDCLIPMIYHIQEEAVIDYELSQQRLQTPDNDDGFENEESSHKLSSRLIETLTKDMPTEYLEYENEDVFIKYLWNWVILLSNFKNISYKLRQLYLDQLKDEDLISRMFSFIADQVDLEDTKFWDQEGQHAIPNYTVEDNGFLPYREEIVNECKKLLAHIMYELFNCVGSFTTNWFLNIRDKSLQSKIEKFVSQYISSILITAELNEVSSKIDRLTGKDESLSIKINKVTNEIKAGYLIDEQKLEISFRLPTNYPLSNIQVSGISRVGISEQKWKQWIMSTQHVITAMNGSVLDSLELFTKNVNLQFSGFEECAICYSILHAIDRKLPSKTCPTCKNRFHGACLYKWFRSSGNNTCPLCRSEIPFRK, encoded by the coding sequence ATGTCATTTGGTGCTGTCAATACGTTTCAACAGTACAGTAATGATTACGGTTTGGGCCATAATGGTGTTAAAATCactctaaatttttttgatggGATTCCTGAACAAGGTCTACTAAGTTCATTGGGCTCGAATGAAttgatattaatatttaAGTCGTTACTGAAAAGGGATGATACCACTAAAGAAAAGGCCTTAAATGATTTGGCATTACTCCTGGATTCCTCAAATGAAAACTTGCAATCGATTTCcgatgatatttttctaatttgttGGTCTCAAATTTTTGCCAAGTTAGTTGTCAATGAATCAAAACCAATTAGAACACAAGCTTATGTGATAACAATTCGTTTAATTGGCATATTAAATagaaaagtttcaaaatttttgaaagattttatcCCATTGATTTTACTGGGTGTCTACGATACGGATGTTAGTGTAAGTAAAACATgtttaaaagaattgagaaaatgctttaataataatgaagacAAAATTAACTCCTTGTGGGATGTGTTTTTTGAACAGATCTTAAGCCTAGTGAAGCAAGTAGTCGTAGTCGAAAGTGAGGACACATTATCTGATGAACGTTACATTAGTAAAGAAGAGTCACATTTCAAGTATACTAGATTGATGACCCAAGCGGTTTTATTAATAACTAGGCTATTTGAGATggaaaaagatatttctGAATTCAGAAGCACgttcaaagaaattttactCGAGGAATCACTTTGGAAAAACTTCAATTTAAAATCTCCtcatattttgaagttgtATGAAAGTATCCTGCATTTGGTTGTCATTCTCTTTAAATCAGGGTATTTGTCATCTCATAAAGAGATTCTGAAGTTGTCAGTTAGAAGACTTCTCAAATCATTAGCACACGttaattcaaaaaatatattgaagTTCTCTTCCATAACGCCTATCACACTCAACACGCTTGTACTGTTAGATGAATATAAGAATGGAAGAATATGGATGTACGATAAGACATCTAAAGAGAAACTTATAAACTTTCTATTCGTAGGATGTTCAAGTCCTGTACCTGGTGTCTTTAATTCGATGCTCGCTTTGTACCAGAAAACGTCGTCTCATAGTTTACTGGATTACGATACAGAATGGGTGCCACTTTGGAGAAGAGGTGCAGAGGGATTGTATGAGAAACCATTCTTAGGGAGATTTGGTGCCGAACTTCTTGTTGAATTCTGGGAAAACTATCAAATTTTCCTTAATGATACAAATGAAAGCACAGTCAAAGAAAGTGTACAATCTGATGTGATAAAGACACTTAATACTAAAATTgatctgaaaaaaaatgtaaaattaCAAGCTCTCCTTAAAATAGTCGTAAATTCTACCACTTTAAGACgggaaattgaaaattatttagaGAATGTTGAGAAACAGGGAGTTTCCTCTACATTTTTAGGAAATTTGGTTACGTTGTTGGCATGTTCTTCtgagaatgaaaaagatattcAGCAACtggcaaaaaaaacattcactaaatttaatgaaaatccAAGAGACACTATTGCTCATAATAGAGAAGTTTTTAAATTATGCGATTTCTTTGTAGATTCTGGATTGGAGTGTCTTACcgaagaaattgagaattttatttatacACTTCCATTTGCGGTGCAAGTTGATATTTATGACGAAGTATCTCAACTTTTGATACTTTATACAAAAACAGCGTTTATAAAAAGGATAGGAAAAAGTATTTTACTGaaaacattttttgaagaaagctTATCCTTGAACGTTGCTCCAGtgaaaattcttgaaaCGTTGAACTCTTTAGCATCTGACATATTCGAAGAATTTATTTCATCGCCATCATCTACTGTGGTCCATGATTTCATTACGCAatacattgaaaattataaatttgatgataattACGCTCTTTTGAGAAGCAATTTACtggataaagaaaatatcatgTTGCTGTATTCTAACTGTGTTGCTAATAGCAACATCCAAGATCTTGCACATGGTATTTCGCATATGATTTCTCCGGTTCGAGATGTTTTAGTGAAAGAAACTGATTTCATATCAACTGCGATGTTTACTATTTCAGAAGAAGTTACTGAAGAGCTATATGGTTGCCTCAAACCTCATTTTGGAGAAAACAGTCAAGTTTTGACAAAGCTGACGTCTACAATTATGAAATACGTAAGAGCTCACTTTTCTTCTGATattaacaatatttttgacATATTAGTACTGAAATATACAACggaattattgaattcaCAATCTGTAAAATTGCAGGAGCTTTTTTCATCTGATTTAGACGGATTACTCCTTAGCGCGATGCCTTTCATTGATTATAGAATTGCATTCGTAAATGCGCTTGGTTTAAACACATATCTTCTTCCAACAAGCCAGAAGGAGCTCGAGCTTTCAaaagttgaagaagttATTAGAGAAGctttatttttggataGCCTTCTGACAAACCTACCCAATGTCTTAACGGATGAGCTTATAGTGTTCCTAACCCTTATTTCTGAGTTGGTAAATGATTTCAACTCAATTTCAGAAAAACCAAACGATAACTTTGCAGAAATCAAACATACTCTTTTCTCGAATCAAGAGCGCTATGGTATTGGATTATCGTCTTTTATAAGTTGTTTAGAAACTTTTAAAAGTGATTCCATCTTTCAGTTCCTTTTGCATAGTGAGGGTGACGTAGTTTGCTTTTATAAGGCCAGGGTTGTATATAAGGCGATGCTCAACGAGGTTGACGGTATGTCTCATAGTGCGCTTGTGGATAATCTACCTGCCATAGAGAAGTTTGTCACTAGCGTTATAAAAGGTAACGGAATTTCAAGTAGTGGTTATCTCTATTGTTCCGTAGTTCTTGAACTCTTAGAAAGGATATCTGAGGATTCAGCACTGACTAAGATGAGGAcattgatttcttctgaGCTAATAGGTATCAAAACTGAAGAACTGCTTGGAGGAAAATATAGAGCATTGATACTTTTAATTAGCATGTTGCCCAGTGGAGTGGAGGATGCAGACTTCGTTCCTATAGCTATCCAAcgtttgaatttgatattgaattcaatCGGAAGCTGGCTGGATAGTGACATAGTCTACGATTCAGAGTTTACAGTTATCAGAATGGCCTTATTAAAGTTCTTTAGATTACTAGTAAGCTTTCCTTATGTCAGAAATTCAAGTAAAAAGGCTATTGAGTTGGCCAGCACTTTACTACTTGATTCAGTTACAATGTGCCAGATAAGTGATACTCCTTATATTTTAGACTTACGTTCCTATTGTCTCGAACTTTATCAGAGTTTAGTTGAGGTAGATTTTGCTACGAGTAATGTATACACAGCCGAAttcaaagatgaaatttccGAAAACGTCATTGAACTATGCTTTGTTGATTATCATCTAGACCTTAACAATCAGTTGTCTATAAAGTTCTACAAAGACTTGGCAAGcaatctgaaaaattttaaaattgactatctttcaaaatcatttgaCAGATTTTTTGAGGCATTTCTTGCGAAGGATGGCATACTGTGTATTAATCGTGTAAGATTGTTAACAGATTGTCTCATTCCTATGATCTATCACATTCAGGAGGAGGCTGTAATAGATTATGAGTTGTCGCAACAGAGATTGCAAACACCTGATAATGACGATGGCttcgaaaatgaagaaagcTCACATAAGTTGTCAAGTAGGTTGATTGAAACGCTAACAAAAGATATGCCCACTGAATACcttgaatatgaaaatgagGATGTCTTCATCAAGTACCTATGGAATTGGGTAATTTTGTTGTCCAACTTCAAGAACATTTCTTATAAATTGCGTCAACTCTACcttgatcaattgaaagatgaagatttgaTAAGCAGaatgttttcttttattgCTGACCAAGTTGATTTAGAAGATACGAAATTTTGGGATCAAGAAGGTCAGCATGCCATTCCAAACTATACTGTAGAAGATAATGGTTTCTTACCTTATAGGGAGGAAATTGTAAATGAGTGTAAGAAATTGCTAGCACATATCATGTATGAACTATTCAATTGCGTTGGTTCATTTACAACAAACTGGTTCCTGAATATTAGGGACAAATCACTTCAAAGTAAGATAGAGAAGTTCGTCTCTCAATACATCTCATCGATTTTGATTACTGCTGAATTAAATGAagtatcttcaaaaattgatcgTCTCACCGGTAAAGATGAATCATTGTCAATTAAGATAAATAAGGTTACTAACGAAATCAAGGCGGGCTACTTGATTGATGAACAGAAACTGGAGATATCCTTCAGATTACCAACCAACTATCCATTAAGTAATATTCAAGTGTCGGGTATCTCACGTGTCGGTATAAGCGAACAAAAATGGAAACAATGGATAATGAGCACACAACACGTTATTACTGCCATGAATGGCTCCGTTCTAGACTCATTAGAATTGTTCACCAAGAATGtcaatcttcaattttctgGTTTTGAAGAATGTGCCATTTGTTACTCCATTTTACATGCCATCGATAGGAAATTACCAAGTAAGACTTGTCCAACTTGTAAGAATAGATTCCATGGTGCCTGTTTGTATAAATGGTTTAGGTCATCAGGAAACAACACATGTCCACTATGTCGTTCAGAAATTCCATTCAGAAAGTAA
- the RRN9 gene encoding Rrn9p (similar to Saccharomyces cerevisiae RRN9 (YMR270C); ancestral locus Anc_8.825) — MSDDQDGDIENASVTSSQSISQEIQPSSHSSPTKKKLSKDDMTMIDSANDILDSLEHNHRNDLSLHLYSSFLLKKLLYKANSKKHAYETNQFIKTQIKDNWVSWPNPNAIIDPQTNNIYEDIQFGEKAKSLTNGEISINGLNHARDALALELNAHWIYLLNKSSGVSGQNLDVDILNIPDFVINSVIGKLDHIFSGINHKIAKQNKVKIAKDNETNFINIDQLKEDSVKINRQIRFDFHDIIESGCQMNEDMKEIYMKSLELYNDIPETFRKKRFTLPKKILKRYKSKKTDKKIEDISKEVYEKLTSDYVRIGTLLRDGRISSMQRRQLKRIQKRERDVALSKKTFFEVKGFRLEEEEVDFNSNSQDLPSDINNENKKAFPSWWSAFRDYGFDSAANLEEIESTIVLKENGYDIEDAIVSLPHKK, encoded by the coding sequence ATGTCCGACGATCAAGACGGTGATATCGAAAATGCTTCAGTAACAAGCAGTCAATCAATATCACAAGAAATACAACCTTCATCGCATTCAAGTCCAActaagaagaaattatctAAGGATGATATGACCATGATAGACTCTGCAAACGATATTCTGGATTCTTTGGAGCATAATCACAGAAACGATCTATCTCTGCATCTGTATTCCTCAtttcttctgaaaaaattactttATAAAGCCAATAGTAAGAAACATGCCTATGAAACAAATCAATTCATTAAGACTCAAATCAAAGATAATTGGGTTAGTTGGCCCAATCCAAACGCAATAATAGATCCACAAACAAATAATATCTATGAGGATATACAGTTTGGAGAAAAGGCAAAATCATTAACTAATGGCGAAATTTCCATCAATGGATTAAACCATGCCAGAGACGCATTAGCACTAGAATTAAATGCACATTGgatatatttattgaacaaATCTTCTGGAGTATCTGGACAAAATTTAGatgttgatattttaaatatacCTGATTTTGTTATAAATTCTGTTATTGGTAAATTGGATCACATATTTTCTGGAATCAATCACAAAATTGccaaacaaaataaagttAAAATTGCTAAGGATAATGAGacaaattttataaatattgaCCAGCTGAAAGAAGATTCAGTGAAGATAAATAGGCAAATAAGGTTTGATTTTcatgatattattgaaagtgGTTGCCAAATGAACGAAGAcatgaaagaaatatatatgaagTCGTTAGAGCTTTACAATGACATTCCTGAGACATTTCGAAAAAAAAGGTTTACTTTgccaaagaaaatattaaaaaggtataaaagcaaaaaaactgacaagaaaattgaagatatcTCAAAAGAAGTTTATGAAAAGCTAACTAGTGACTATGTTAGGATCGGTACATTGCTAAGGGATGGACGTATAAGTTCTATGCAAAGACGACAATTGAAACGTATacaaaaaagagaaagagatGTTGCCCTCAGCAAAAAAACGttttttgaagttaaaGGCTTTAgattggaagaagaagaagtagaCTTTAATAGCAATAGCCAAGATTTGCCAAGTGACATTAACAATGAGAATAAAAAAGCTTTCCCATCATGGTGGTCGGCATTTCGTGATTATGGATTTGATAGCGCTGcaaatttggaagaaattgaatctaCAATAGTGCTGAAGGAAAACGGATATGACATCGAAGATGCCATTGTTAGCTTACCTCATAAAAAGTAA
- the URA10 gene encoding orotate phosphoribosyltransferase URA10 (similar to Saccharomyces cerevisiae URA5 (YML106W) and URA10 (YMR271C); ancestral locus Anc_8.827) — MSPKIEDYQKNFLDLAIESDALRFGEFTLKSGRKSPYFFNLGLFNTGKLLSNLATAYALAIIQSGLKFDVIFGPAYKGIPLASIVCVKLAEIGGTKYEKIKYSFNRKEAKDHGEGGSIVGAALENQKVLIIDDVMTAGTAINEAFDIIKSNNGQVIGCIIALDRQEVVNTDATEDNRQSATQVISKKYGIPVLSIVSLSNIISYLDGKITPEEKKLIENYRSTYGC, encoded by the coding sequence ATGAGTCCCAAGATAGAAGATTACCAAAAAAACTTTCTCGATCTGGCCATTGAAAGTGATGCTTTGAGATTTGGTGAATTCACTTTGAAGTCAGGAAGAAAGTCCCCATACTTCTTCAATCTAGGTCTTTTCAATACAGGTAAATTGTTATCAAATCTAGCCACTGCTTACGCTTTAGCCATTATTCAATCAGGTCTAAAATTCGATGTTATCTTCGGTCCTGCATATAAGGGTATCCCATTAGCTTCTATCGTGTGTGTCAAATTGGCTGAAATCGGTGGTACtaaatatgaaaagattaagtATTCATTTAATAGAAAGGAAGCTAAAGATCATGGTGAAGGTGGTAGCATTGTCGGTGCCGCTttagaaaatcaaaaagtTCTTATTATAGATGATGTTATGACTGCAGGTACTGCAATTAACGAGGCCTTCGATATTATCAAGAGTAATAATGGTCAAGTTATCGGTTGCATTATCGCCTTAGATAGACAAGAAGTTGTCAATACAGATGCCACAGAAGATAATCGTCAAAGTGCTACCCAAGTGATTAGTAAAAAGTATGGTATTCCTGTTTTGAGTATTGTGTCCTTGTCGAATATTATAAGCTACTTAGATGGTAAAATTACCccagaagagaaaaagttGATTGAGAACTATCGTTCCACTTATGGTTGCTAA
- the GAD1 gene encoding glutamate decarboxylase GAD1 (similar to Saccharomyces cerevisiae GAD1 (YMR250W); ancestral locus Anc_8.801), whose translation MLHRHSAKHRNPRTVFTHKKSDLPPESKLLSYQEQELEKGKLSGVESVDDARPTLANKYKIPKQGIEEKYAYQLVHNELTLDGNPHLNLASFVNTYSTDEAKRLITENLNKNLADNDEYPQLIEITQRCISILSQLWHCDENMEPMGCSTTGSSEAIMLGGLAMKKNWVKKMEKAGKPIDKPNIVMSCACQVALEKFARYFDVECRLVPVSAKSHHMLDPSLLHEYVDENTIGLFVIMGTTYTGHLEDVEDVSNTLTKLEKEHPEWSNTQIPIHVDGASGGFIVPFAFENSHMKEFGLERWAFNNPRVVSINTSSHKFGLTTPGLGWVLWKDEAYLPQELRFRLKYLGGVEETFGLNFSRPGFQVVHQYFNFISKGAAGYRETFRRSLFVARVFSHGLLTSNKLKGCFDIVSSIHEKITDSSTPKGVNEYWESPSLFKPGVPLVAFKLTKEFQAEYSEIPQVLISSMLRARGWIIPNYPLPKSTDESDKDEVLRVVFRHEMKLDLAQLLLFDIEMVMQRLVNSYRRVCMHVDKKLTESDESKGLRRSFIYDMLLTLASPEGEEISEGDLNAKEDELNKKHKKKQEIRERTSRNYRGTC comes from the coding sequence ATGCTACATAGACATTCAGCTAAACATAGAAATCCTAGAACAGTATTCACTCATAAAAAGAGTGATTTACCACCTGAATCGAAGCTACTTTCATACCAGGAGCAAGAACTGGAAAAGGGAAAACTGTCCGGAGTTGAGTCTGTAGATGATGCGAGACCTACGCTTGCTAATAAGTATAAGATTCCAAAGCAGGGAATTGAAGAGAAGTATGCTTATCAGCTGGTTCATAACGAGTTGACATTGGATGGTAATCCTCATTTGAATCTGGCTAGCTTTGTCAATACTTACAGTACCGATGAGGCAAAAAGACTAATtacagaaaatttaaataaaaatcTGGCAGATAACGACGAATATCCTCAATTGATTGAGATTACTCAACGCTGTATATCAATCTTATCACAATTATGGCATTGCGACGAAAACATGGAACCAATGGGCTGTAGTACCACTGGTTCATCTGAAGCTATTATGTTAGGTGGCCTGgcaatgaaaaagaattggGTTAAAAAGATGGAGAAAGCTGGGAAACCAATTGATAAACCAAATATTGTTATGTCATGTGCCTGTCAAGTTGCATTAGAGAAATTCGCTAGATATTTTGACGTTGAATGTAGATTAGTGCCTGTCAGTGCTAAATCTCATCACATGCTAGACCCTTCTTTATTGCACGAGTAcgttgatgaaaatactaTTGGATTGTTTGTAATTATGGGTACCACTTATACCGGCCATTTAGAGGATGTAGAAGACGTTTCCAATACCCTTACTAAATTGGAAAAGGAGCATCCCGAATGGTCAAACACACAAATTCCCATTCATGTCGATGGTGCCTCTGGTGGTTTTATAGTTCCATTTgcctttgaaaattctcaTATGAAGGAATTTGGCTTGGAACGCTGGGCTTTTAATAACCCAAGGGTCGTTAGTATAAACACTAGTAGTCATAAATTTGGTCTCACTACACCGGGTTTAGGTTGGGTTCTTTGGAAGGATGAAGCTTACTTACCTCAAGAATTGAGGTTCAGATTAAAGTATTTGGGTGGTGTTGAGGAAACATTTGGtctgaatttttcaaggcCTGGTTTTCAAGTGGTTCACCAATATTTTAACTTTATATCAAAGGGAGCTGCTGGCTACAGAGAAACTTTTAGAAGATCTTTATTCGTTGCAAGAGTGTTTTCGCACGGGTTACTAACTTCTAATAAGCTAAAGGGATGTTTTGATATTGTCAGTAGCATTCACGAGAAAATTACTGATTCATCTACTCCAAAAGGGGTAAATGAATACTGGGAATCTCCAAGTTTATTCAAACCAGGTGTCCCACTAGTTGCCTTTAAATTAACAAAAGAATTTCAAGCTGAATATTCTGAGATTCCCCAAGTCCTCATTTCATCTATGTTGAGAGCTAGAGGTTGGATTATTCCTAATTATCCATTACCAAAATCAACTGATGAATCTGACAAGGATGAAGTGTTAAGGGTTGTATTTAGACATGAAATGAAGCTAGATTTGGCACAGTTACTACTTTTCGATATCGAAATGGTCATGCAAAGATTGGTCAATTCATACAGGAGAGTTTGTATGCATGTTGATAAGAAATTGACTGAGTCGGACGAGAGTAAGGGATTAAGACGTAGCTTCATTTATGATATGCTATTGACGTTAGCATCTCCAGAAGGGgaagaaatttctgaaGGTGATTTGAATGCAAAAGAGGACGAACTCAATAAAAAGCATAAGAAGAAGCAAGAAATCAGAGAACGTACTTCCAGAAACTACAGAGGCACATGCTGA
- the SPE2 gene encoding adenosylmethionine decarboxylase SPE2 (similar to Saccharomyces cerevisiae SPE2 (YOL052C); ancestral locus Anc_8.800), translated as MTVTIKELTNHSYIDHELSATLDSTEAFEGPEKLLEIWFYPNKTAIPVPKAKTLRSIAVEKWVHILKLVKCDVLSIKSTDTMDAFLLSESSLFVYDHKITLKTCGTTTTLFCLEELFNVIEHELDWDLKHEDKKYFPYKVFYSRRCFMFPLKQRSIHKNWNDEVDYLNKFFCYGKSYMVGRNNQDDHWNLYVSDTRKDMQSEENAENENDETLEILMTGLDPACADKFVCNREVKDVVFSENNDNKSNDDADDEGHLLGYNMTKKTRLDKVYETDSNVSFHHDAFAFSPCGYSSNIILQNEYYYTLHVTPEKGWSYASFESNVPVSLLAQQTGKEQDNIDVFGRVLDVFKPKDLCLTFFAKSMSNPSFQKLMKMSKNSIPHYKKMDRIIYDLDDYQLLYYKFQREEDVDGKI; from the coding sequence ATGACTGTGacaattaaagaattaaCAAATCATTCCTACATCGATCATGAATTGTCTGCAACTTTAGATTCGACTGAAGCATTCGAAGGCCCAGAAAAGTTACTCGAAATTTGGTTCTACCCAAACAAGACTGCCATCCCTGTCCCAAAGGCGAAGACTTTGAGATCGATAGCAGTTGAAAAATGGGTCCATATCTTAAAATTGGTCAAATGTGACGTTTTATCAATCAAATCCACAGATACAATGGATGCTTTCTTATTAAGTGAATCATCTCTCTTCGTTTACGATCATAAAATTACTTTAAAAACATGCGGCACTACCACCACGTTATTCTGTCTGGAAGAATTGTTCAACGTTATTGAACATGAATTAGATTGGGATTTAAAACACGAGGATAAAAAGTACTTCCCATACAAGGTGTTTTACTCGAGAAGATGCTTTATGTTCCCACTAAAACAGCGTTCCATTCACAAAAATTGGAATGATGAAGTcgattatttgaataaatttttctgtTACGGTAAGAGTTACATGGTTGGCAGAAACAACCAAGATGATCACTGGAACCTATACGTCAGTGACACTAGAAAAGATATGCAATCAGAAGAAAATGccgaaaatgaaaatgatgaaaccTTAGAAATACTAATGACAGGTCTAGATCCTGCATGTGCTGATAAGTTTGTCTGTAATAGGGAAGTGAAAGATGTTGTATTCTCAGAAAATAACGACAACAAATCGAATGATGACGCTGATGATGAAGGCCATCTACTCGGTTACAACATGACAAAGAAGACCAGATTAGACAAAGTTTATGAAACTGAttcaaatgtttctttCCATCATGATGCATTTGCATTTTCTCCTTGTGGTTACTCATCAAACATTATTCTACAAAATGAGTACTATTACACATTACACGTCACACCAGAGAAGGGTTGGTCCTACGCATCGTTTGAAAGTAACGTTCCAGTCAGTCTATTAGCCCAGCAAACTGGCAAAGAACAAGACAATATTGACGTTTTTGGTAGAGTCCTAGACGTTTTTAAACCAAAAGATTTATGTTTAACTTTTTTCGCCAAAAGTATGTCAAATCCatctttccaaaaattaatgaaaatgagcAAGAACTCAATACCacactataaaaaaatggataGAATCATTTACGATTTAGATGATTATCAATTACTATACTACAAATTTCAACGTGAAGAAGATGTAGatggaaaaatatga
- the TMA23 gene encoding Tma23p (similar to Saccharomyces cerevisiae TMA23 (YMR269W); ancestral locus Anc_8.823) yields the protein MDSRGYLKSYGWEEGEGLRKGSLKKPILVKHKRDRKGLGNAVGHDDGEVWWERLFDGHLKNLDISSSSKGDGIVFKQKKVVASAMSKGSSPLYQWFVKGEGLKGTIDNKTSFEAEDLLVSSISITKKRKREDKIDSKKSKHKKRKHSTDKKKDKKKDGRHKPKSKHSKEVKKSNKEKRDRRHKKLSKKEHSSKKHVNTLKE from the coding sequence ATGGATAGTAGAGggtatttgaaatcatatGGCTGGGAAGAAGGAGAAGGTTTGAGGAAAGGCAGTTTGAAGAAACCTATTCTGGTGAAACATAAGAGAGACAGAAAAGGCCTTGGGAATGCAGTTGGTCATGATGATGGTGAAGTATGGTGGGAAAGGCTGTTTGATGGACATCTAAAAAATCTGGATATATCGTCTTCATCTAAAGGAGATGGAATCGTGTTCAAACAGAAGAAAGTTGTAGCGTCAGCTATGTCAAAGGGTAGCTCCCCATTATACCAATGGTTTGTAAAAGGTGAAGGTTTGAAAGGCACAATTGATAATAAAACAAGTTTCGAAGCAGAAGACCTGCTTGTTTCAAGTATatcaattacaaaaaagaggaaaagagAAGACAAAATTGACTCGAAAAAGTCTAAGCATAAGAAGAGGAAGCATAGTACAGATAAGAAGAAGGACAAGAAGAAGGATGGCAGGCATAAACCTAAAAGTAAACATAGCAAGGAAGTCaaaaaatctaataaagaaaagagagatAGACGTCATAAAAAGTTATCGAAGAAAGAACATAGCTCTAAAAAACACGTTAATACTTTGAAGGaataa